The DNA window ACGGGCCGGTAACCGCGACGAACTCGCCCGGGCGGATCGTGAGGTCCACGCCGCGCACCGCATGGGCCGGGGCGCCTTCACCGTGATGCGACTTGACGAGCCCCTCGGCGCGCAGGACCGCAGCGGGAGCAGCGGGAACGGGAGGGGAAACAGGAGCGGGAGCGGGACGGGACGCCGGAACGGCATGTGCTTCGTCGCTCATTCCAGCTCCTCCTGACAGCGTTCCAGCCAGTCGAGGTCGGCTTGCAGATGCAGCATCGCGCCCTCGATCAGCAGCTGGGAGATCCGGTTGTCCCGGTCCTCGGTCGCGGCGAGTTTCGACAGATCCCGCAGGGTGTTGAGGTACTGACGCCGCTGTTTGTTGATGAGAGTGATCTGGTCGGCCATGCCGGACGCCGGTGCGAGGGCGAGCTTCATGAAGAACTCGTCCCGTACGCGGGGCTCGTCGGTCGGGTCCTCGAACCAGACATGCAGCGCTTCCCGCCCGGCGTCGGTCAGCCGGTAGATCTTCTTGTTGGGCCGGTTCGACTGGGCGATCTCCTCGCCCTCGATCAGGCCCGACTTCTCCAGCCGGCCGAGCGTGACATAGATCTGGCCGACGTTCGGCTGAGGGTACGCGGCACCCAGCAGTTGCTCAAGCCCCTGCTTGAGCTCGTATCCGTGGGCGGGCCCGCGGGCGAGGAGGGCGAGAAGGGGCAGGCGCACGCGTGCTCTCCTCCTCCCCGCTCCGTACGTCTTCGCGTACCTGCTCGTCGCGGCCGGACCCGACCGCCGTCGGAGTGTGGCCCGTATCGCCCTGGTGTTGATGGTCGGGCTCTAGTATCGCCCATGCCTAACGGGTATACATGGCCCCTGACGCCACTCAAGGACGAATGACGCCGGTCAAGGAGCGAACCTATGCGGTGGATACGAGCCGCCGGTAGGGGGCTCCTCGTCGTCGCCGTGATCATGGCCGGTTACGCGGGTGGTGGCGCGCGAGCCGGAGGGCCGCCGGACGGCCGGGACGGGCGCGGTCCCATGACGCTGGCCACGGCGGGTGATCTGACCGGTTATCTGGGGCCGTTGCTGGACGGCTGGAACCGTACACATCCGGACGAAAAGGTCACCCTCGTCGAGCTGCCGGACGCGGCCGACGAGACCCGTGCGCAGATGATCACCGAACTGCGCGCCGGCCGTGGCCGGTTCGACGTGCTCAACATCGACGTGGCCTGGACCACGGAGTTCGCGGCCGCCGGGTGGATCGCCCCGGTCGAGCGCGGACGCTTCCCGCTGGACGCCTTCCTGCCTCCGGTGGTGGACACCGCCACTTTCGACGGGCAGCTGTACGCCGTCCCTTATGTCACCAATGCCGGGTTGCTCTACTACCGCAAGGACCTCCTCCGGCGTGCGGGCGAGCAGCCGCCGCGCACATGGGCGGACCTGGAGCGGCAGGCCCGGACGATCGCCCCGAAGTACGGAATCGACGGGTACGCCGGACAGTTCCTGCCGTACGAGGGGCTCGCCGTCAATGTCACCGAGGCGGTGCATTCGGCGGGCGGGTCGTTCCTCCGGGACGAGGGCGAGCGCGTCACCGTGGACTCCGCCGCCGCCCGCGCCGGTCTGGGCTTCCTGGCGCGGGGCGTGCGGGACGGCTGGATTCCGCAAGAGGCGCTGCGCTTCAAGGAAGAGGAGTCGCGGCAGGCTTTCCAGGACGGCCGGCTGCTCTTTCTGCGCAATTGGCCGTACGTGCACTCCGCGGCCGGCGGCAAGGACTCCGGCGTCGCCGGGAGGTTCGGCGTGACGCCGCTGCCGGGGCCCGACGGTCCGGGCGCGAGTGTGCTGGGCGGCTCCAATCTCGCGGTCAACGCCCACTCACGGCACCAGCGGTCGGCCACCGACCTGATGGCCTACCTGACCAGCGAACCCGTGCAGCGCAAGGTGCTCACCGAAGGGTCGCTGCCGCCGGTGCGGGCCGCCCTGTACGACGATCCGCGACTGGTGCGCGCGTACCCGTACCTGCCGACCCTGCGCAGGAGCGTGCTGGCCGCCGAGCCCCGGCCCAAGAGCCCGCGCTACGACCAGGTGAGCCTGGCGGTGCAGGCGGTGGCCCATGACGTGCTGGCGCTGCGCCAGAGCCCGGAGCAGGCCGTCGAACGGCTGGCCCGGGAGCTTCGGGCCGTGGCCCGCAGGGGCTGAAGCTCTCTCCACTCGGCGTCTCTAGTTACGTGTTAGGTATCTGAGGCGTATCGATTATCGGGACATACATACGTAACTCCGGGCAGCTTTCTGTCTCATCGTTGACACCCTCTCGTCATGCCTACTTAACATGCATGCATAACGGGGGGCCTGCTCTGGGTGCTCCCGCACGCACAAGTAGGAACAGGTCCACGGGTGATGCTCACTGCCCCGGCCGACAACGGCCTCCCCCTTCGCCTCGCGCCCCACTGGTGGCGCGACGCGGTGATCTACCAGGTGTACGTCCGCAGCTTCCTGGACAGCACCGGCGACGGCATCGGCGACCTGGCCGGCGTACGGGCGGGGCTGCCGTACCTCAAGAAGCTCGGGGTCGACGGCATCTGGCTGAGCCCGTTCTACCCCTCGCCGCAGCACGACCACGGCTACGACGTCGCCGACTACTGCGACGTCGACCCCGTCTTCGGCGACCTGGACGAGTTCGACCTGCTGATCACGGCGGCCCGGCGGCTCGGCGTCAAGGTGCTGCTCGACATCGTCCCCAACCACTGCTCCAGCGAGCACGCCTGGTTCCGCGAGGCACTGGCCGCCGCACCCGGCAGCCCGGCCCGCGCCCGCTTCCACTTCGCCGACGGCCGGGGTCCGGGCGGCGAGGAGCCGCCCAACAACTGGCGGGCGATGTTCGGCGGCCCGGCCTGGTCGCGCGTCGTCGAGGAGGACGGCACGCCCGGCCAGTGGTACCTCCACATGTTCACCCCCGAGCAGCCCGACCTGAACTGGCGCAACCCGGAGGTCGGCGCCCACTTCGACCACGTCCTGCGCTTCTGGCTGGACCGGGGCGTCGACGGCTTCCGCATCGACGTCGCGGCGGGACTCTTCAAGCACCCCGACCTCCCCGACTCCCCGGACCCCGAGGCCGACGAGCGGACCCGCGACTCCGTCAACCCGCTCGCCTGGAACCAGCCCGAGGTGCACGACGTGTGGCGCCACTGGCGGGCGGTCTGCGAGGAGTACGCCGCCGTGGACGGCCGGGACCGGCTGCTGGTGGGGGAGGTCTCCGTACCCACCCCCCGGGAGCACGCCCAGTACGTACGCCCCGACGAGCTGCACCAGGCGTTCTTCTTCGACCTGCTCGGCGCCCCCTGGGACGCCGACGCCTTCCAGAAGATCATCTCCGGGGCCATGCAGGACATCGCGGGCACCGGCTCCACCGTCACCTGGGTCCTCAACAACCACGACCAGGTACGCACCGTCACCCGCTACGGCGAGTCCGGTACCGGGGGCAGCGGCCTCGGCTCCGCGCGCGCCAGGGCGGCCGCGCTGCTGATGATGGCGCTGCCCGGATCGGCGTACATCTACCAGGGCGAGGAACTGGGCCTGCCCGAGGTCGTCGACCTGCCGGACGACGTCCTCACCGACCCCATATTCCGCCGCACGGGCAGCCGCAAGCGCATCCGTGACGGCTGCCGGGTCCCGCTCCCGTGGTCCGGACACGCCTCACCGTTCGGCTTCAGCTCCGGTGCGGAAGGCGCCAGGCCGTGGCTGCCGCAGCCCGAGTGGTTCGCCGAGCACGCCACCGACCGGGCACTGGCCGACACCCGCTCGTTCTGGCACCTGTACCGCGACGGACTGCAACTGCGGCGCGGACTGCCGCAGTTCGGCGAAGGCGGCCTGCGCTGGCTGGAGAGCCCGCCCGAGGTGCTCGCCTTCGTCCGGGGCGACGGACTGGTGTGCGCCGTCAACTTCGGCACCGGCCCCGTCCCCGCCCCGGTCGCCGGAACCCCGCTGCTGGCCAGCGGCCCCTGCCTCAACGGTGTGCTGCCCGGATCCACCGCCGCCTGGTGGATCAGCGACAGTGCCACCGTGTGACCCCTCGTCCCCCTCCACCCCTTCGGAAGGAACAGCCATGATGAGACTGCAACGACGGACCGTGGCCGCCTGCTCCTCGGCGCTCGCCCTCGCTCTCGGCGCGACCGCCTGCGGCGGCGGTGACGTCGCCCCCGCCGGCAGCGGCGGCAAGAACCTCGACGGCAGCAAGGTGGCCGTCGCCGGTGTCTGGTCCGGCACCGAACAGAAGAACTTCCGCAAGGTGCTCGACGCCTTCTCCGAGAAGACCGGCGCCAAGGTCGAGTTCATCTCCACCGGCGACAACGTCTCCACCGTCATCGGCAGCAAGATCGAGGGCGGCAACGCCCCCGACGTGGTGATGGTCCCTCAGGTCGGCGTGCTCAAGCAGTTCGCCCAGAAGGGCTGGCTCCAGCCGCTCGGCAAGAAGACCGAACAGACGGTCACCGACAACTTCGCCCCGGTCTGGAAGAACTACGGAACCGTCGACGGCACCTTCTACGGCCTCTACTTCAAGGCCGCCCACAAGTCGACGGTCTGGTACAGCCCGGACGCCCTCGACCAGGCGGGCGTGAAGCCGCCGAAGACGTACGCCGAGCTGCTGAAGAGCTCCGCCACGGTCGCCGACTCCGGACTGCCCGCCTTCGCGGTGGCCGGAGAGGACGGCTGGACGCTCACCGACTGGTTCGAGAACATCTACCTCTCCCAGGCGGGACCCGAGAAGTACGACGCACTCGCCGCCCACAAGCTGCCGTGGACCGACCCCAGCGTCGTACGGGCGCTCACCACCCTGGGCGAGCTGTTCGCCGGCAAGGACCTCCTCGCGGGCGGCCGGCCGGGCGCGCTGAGCACCGACTTCCCCAGCTCCGTCGGCCAGGTCTTCGGCGACGACCCCGAGGCCGCGATGGTCTTCGAGGGCGACTTCGTCGGCTCCATAGCGAAGGAGGAGTACGGCAGGAAGATCGGGGAGGACGCCACCTTCTTCCCCTTCCCTGCGGTCGACGGCGGCAAGGCGCCCGTGGTCAGCGGCGGGGACGCCGCGGTGGTGCTGAAGGACGGCCGCAACCGCAAGGCCGCCATGGCGCTCATGGACTTCCTCGCCACCCCCGAGGCGGCCGAGGTCTGGGCTGCCGAGGGCGGCTTCCTCTCGCCCAACAAGAAGACCGACCCGTCCGCCTACGGCGACGACACCGCGCGCGAGATCGCCGAGTCGCTCGTCGAAGCAGGTGACACCGTCCGCTTCGACATGTCCGACCAGGCTCCGGCGGCCTTCGGCGGCACCAAGGGCATGGGCGAGTGGAAGATCCTCCAGGACTTCCTGCGCGACCCCGCCGACCCGAAGGACACCGCGGCAGCGCTCGAAGCCGCGGCGGCCAAGGCCTTCAAGAAGAACTGAGGGCGACCGCGATGACCGCCCTCACCACCCCCGCGCCGGGCCGGGCCGGCCCGGCCCCGGCCGGCCCGCCGCCCACCGCTCCCCGGCGCAGCGCCACCCGCCGCCGCTGGTTCGTGGCCGTGGTGTTCGCCCTGCCCGCCCTGCTGCTGCTCGGCGTACTGGTCGTCTACCCGATGCTGTTCTCCGTAGGGCGCAGCTTCTTCGACGCCACGGGCACCCGCTTCGTCGGCGGCGACAACTACACCGAGATGTTCCGCGACCCGGCGACGCTCAAGGCCATCCGCAACAGCACCCTCTGGGTGGTCGTCGCGCCCACCCTGCTGACCGGCCTCGGCCTGATCCTCGCCGTACTCACCGAGAAGGTCCGCTGGGCGACCGCCTTCAAGCTGCTGCTCTTCCTGCCGATGGCGGTCTCCTTCCTCGCCGCGGGCATCATCTTCCGGCTCGCGTACGAGGAGGACCCCGACCGGGGCGTCCTCAACGCGGTGGCCGTCGGCGTCCACGACACGTTCCAGGACTCCTCGTCCTATCCCACCGCCCGCGCCCGCGACGGGCAAGGACTCGCGAAGGCCGGTGACGGATCGTTCCGTACGACCGGTGAGAGCCGTCCCGGGCACACCGTCGCCCTCGGACTCGTCGGCGTACGGCCCGGCGAACTGCCCGCGGGCGCCGCACCCGCTCTGGGCGCGGCGGGCGCCGAAGCCGGCCCGGACGAGCTGCGCGGTGTCGTCTGGCTCGACTTCACCCCCGGCGGGGGCGGCGAACAGGGCAAGGTCGACGCGAAGGAGAGCGGCCTGCCGCACATGGAGGTCGAGGCGGTACGGGACGGCAAGGTGGCCGCGCGGGCCACCACCGCGGCCGACGGCTCGTTCCGCTTCGCCGGCCTGGCCGCCGGTTCGTACGGACTCCGGCTGCCCGCAGAGAACTTCGCCCCGCCGTACGAGGGCATCTCCTGGCTCGGCCCCGCACTGGTCACGCCCGCCGTCATCGGCGCGTACCTGTGGATCTGGACCGGCTTCGCGATGGTGCTCATCGGCGCCGGGCTCTCCGCACTGCCCCGGGAGACCCTGGAGGCGGCCCGGATGGACGGCGCGAACGAGTGGCAGATCTTCCGCCGGATCACGGTGCCGCTGCTCGCCCCCGTGCTGACCGTGGTCTTCGTGACCCTCGTGATCAATGTGATGAAGGTCTTCGACCTCGTCTACATCATCGCGCCCGGCCCGGTGCAGGAGGAGGCCACCGTACTGGCCACCCAGATGTGGCTGGTGTCCTTCGGCGGCGGCCAGGACCAGGGTCTCGGCAGCGCGCTCGGCGTGCTGCTGCTGGTGCTCGTCGTGCCCGCCATGCTCTTCAACGTCCGCCGCTTCCGCAGGAGTCAGTCATGACCGTCATCACTGACAAGCGGCCCCGGACCTGGCCCGCGCGGCTGACCCGCAGGCTGAGCAGCGGAGTCGTCCAGGCGGTGCTCGTCGTCACAGGGCTGATCTGGATCACACCGCTGGCCGGTCTCTTCCTGTCCTCGCTGCGCACCGAGCGGGACAACGCGGGCAGCGGCTGGTGGACCGCACTGGCCGAGCCGGGGCAGCTCTCGCTCGACAACTACAGCACGCTGCTGGCCGATACGGGCATCACGCAGGCGTTCTGGAACACCGTGCTCATCTCGGTGCCCGCCACCACACTGGTCGTCGTACTGTCCGCGCTGGCCGCGTACGCCTTCGCCTGGCTGGAGTTCCCGGGCCGGGACGCGCTCTTCCTCGTGGTGGTGGCCCTGCTCGTGGTGCCGGTCCAGGTCGGACTGCTGCCGGTGGCCAAGCTGTTCGGGCAGCTCGGACTCTTCGGCACCATCCCGGGCGTCGTGCTCTTCCACGTCGCGTACGGGCTGCCCTTCGCCATCTTCCTGCTGCGCAACTACTTCGCCGAGATCCCGCGCGAGATGCTGGAGGCGGCGCGGATGGACGGCGGCAGCGAATGGCGGATCTTCGCCCAGCTGGTGCTGCCGGTGGGCCGGCCGGCGATCGCCAGCCTGGCCATCTTCCAGTTCCTGTGGGTGTGGAACGACATGCTGGTCGCGCTGCTCTTCGCGGACAGCGCCTCGCAGCCGCTCACCGTGGCACTCCAGTCGCAGATACGCCAGTTCGGCAGCAACATCGACGTACTGGCGCCCGGCGCGTTCCTCTCCCTGGTCGTGCCGGTGGCCGTGTTCTTCGCCTTCCAGCGCCACTTCGTGCAGGGCGTCATGGCGGGCTCGGTGAAGTAGCCGCCGTACATGACGAGGGCCCGGCCGCCGTCAGGCGGGCCGGGCCCTCGTCATGTCTTCGCCGGGTCCCCGTCAGGGGGACGCCGGCGGATACAGATCGCGCGGCAGCCGGGACGCCGCCGCGTCGTCCAGCAGCCACAGCGTGCGGCGACGGCCGTACGCCCCCGCCGCCGGGGCCTGGATCTCCCCGGCGCCCGACAGCGCGACGGCCGCGGCCCTCGCCTTGTCCTCGCCCGCCGCCAGCAGCCACACCTCGCGCGCCGCGCGGATCGCGGGCAGCGTCAGGGTGACCCGGGTGGGCGGGGGCTTGGGGGCGCCGTGGACGCCCACCACCATGCGCTCCGTCTCACGGACCGCCGGCAGCTCCGGGAACAGGGAGGCGACATGGGTGTCGGGACCCACACCCAGCATCAGCACGTCGAACGTCGGTACCGGGCCGTGGTCCTCCGCCCCCGGGCCGGACCTCGCGGCCGAGGCCAGCTCGGCGGCGTACCCGGCCGCCGCAGCGTCCGCGTCGTCGCCGTACGGACCGTCCGAGGCCGGCATCGCGTGCACCCGGGAGGGGTCCAGCGGCACCGCGTCCAGCAGCGCCTCGCGCGCCTGGGTGACGTTGCGCTCCGGGTCCCCCTCGGGGAGGAAGCGCTCGTCGCCCCACCACAGGTCCAGCCGGGACCAGTCGATCGCGTCCCGCGCCGGGGACGAGGCCAGCGCGGCCAGCAGACCGTTGCCGTTGCGGCCACCGGTCAGTACGACCGACGCCGAGCCGCGCGTGGCCTGCGCGTCCACGACCTTGGTGATCAGCCGGGCCGCGGCGGCCTGTGCCATCAGCTCCTTGTCGTGGTGGACGACAAGCTGAGGTGCTCTCACTTCGACGCCGCCTTCTTGGCGGCCGAAGAGGCAGCGGACTTCTTCGCGGCGGCGGGCCTGTCCGCCTCCGGCTTGGCCTTCTCCGCGCTTTTCTCCGCGCCGCTCTGCTCACTGAGCCGCTCGACCCCGAACCTCAGCGCCGACGCGTAGGTGTCGTCCGGGTCCAGCCTGCGCAGCTCCTCGGCGATCAGCTCCGCGGTGTCCCGCCTCTTGAGCGCCACCGCGCGGTCCGGCTGCCCCTCGATGGACAGGGACGCCAGCGAACCGTCCGCCCGGCCGAGCTTGATCGGCCCGCAGTTGGTCTCCATCAGCACGCCCGTCAGGCCCGGACCGGAGGACACGGAACGCTTCACCGGTACGCTCAGCCGGTCCGCCAGCCACATGCCGAGCAGCTCCACGCTCGGGTTGAACTCCTCGCCCTCCACCTCGACCGAGGTGACTTCGCACTCCACCTGGTCCAGGGCGGCCGCGAGCATCGAGCGCCACGGCGTGATGCGCGTCCACGACAGGTCGGTGTCCCCGGGCGTGTACGCGTCGGCACGCGCCGACAGCTCCTCGACCGGGTGCTCGGCGGCGTAGGTGTCCGTGACCCGGCGCTGCGCGAGCGCGCCGAGCGGGTCGTTCGCCGGGTCGAGCGGCGCGTTGGCCGCCCACCACACCACCACGGGTGCGTCGGGCAGCAGCAGCGGAAGCACCACCGACTGGGCGTGGTCGATGACCTCGCCGTACAGCCGCAGGACGACCGTCTCGCCGGTGCCCGCCGCCGTACCCACCCGCACCTCGGCGTCGAGGCGCGCCTTGGCACGGTCGCGCGGCGAGCGCGAGACCCGCTTGATGACCACGAGGGTGCGCGAGGGGTGCTCGCGGGACGCCTCGTTCGCCGCCTTGAGCGCGTCGTACGCGTTCTCCTCGTCGGTGACGATGACCAGCGTCAGGACCATGCCGACGGCCGGCGTGCCGATGGCGCGGCGGCCCTGCACCAGAGCCTTGTTGATCTTGCTGGACGTGGTGTCCGTCAGGTCGATTTTCATGGCCGACGCCAGCTCCGTCCGTCTCGTGCGAGCATTTCGTCCGCCTCGACCGGGCCCCAGGTACCGGCCTGGTACTGCGCGGGCTTGCCGTGCTTGTCCCAGAACTCCTCGATCGGGTCGAGGATCCGCCAGGACTGTTCGACCTCCTCCAGACGCGGGAAGAGGTTGGCGTCGCCGAGCAGGACGTCCAGGATCAGGCGCTCGTACGCCTCCGGGCTGGACTCGGTGAAGGACTCGCCGTACGCGAAGTCCATCGACACGTCCCGCACCTCCATCGCGGTCCCCGGCACCTTCGAGCCGAACCGGACCGTGACGCCCTCGTCCGGCTGGACCCGGATGACCAGGGCGTTCTGCCCCAGCTCCTCGGTGGCCGTGTGGTCGAAGGGGGAGTGCGGGGCGCGCTGGAAGACGACCGCGATCTCGGTGACGCGGCGGCCGAGGCGCTTGCCCGTACGGAGGTAGAAGGGGACGCCCGCCCAGCGGCGGTTGTCGATCTCCAGTTTGATGGCCGCGTAGGTGTCGGTCTTCGACTTGGGGTCGATGCCGTCTTCCTGGAGGTAGCCGACGGCCTTCTGGCCGCCCTGCCAGCCCGCCGCGTACTGCCCGCGCACGGTCTCCGCGCCCAGGTCCTTGGGAAGCTTGACCGCGCCCAGCACCTTGGTCTTCTCGGCGACCAGCGCGTCGGCCTCGAAGGAGG is part of the Streptomyces agglomeratus genome and encodes:
- a CDS encoding PadR family transcriptional regulator; protein product: MRLPLLALLARGPAHGYELKQGLEQLLGAAYPQPNVGQIYVTLGRLEKSGLIEGEEIAQSNRPNKKIYRLTDAGREALHVWFEDPTDEPRVRDEFFMKLALAPASGMADQITLINKQRRQYLNTLRDLSKLAATEDRDNRISQLLIEGAMLHLQADLDWLERCQEELE
- a CDS encoding ABC transporter substrate-binding protein — translated: MRWIRAAGRGLLVVAVIMAGYAGGGARAGGPPDGRDGRGPMTLATAGDLTGYLGPLLDGWNRTHPDEKVTLVELPDAADETRAQMITELRAGRGRFDVLNIDVAWTTEFAAAGWIAPVERGRFPLDAFLPPVVDTATFDGQLYAVPYVTNAGLLYYRKDLLRRAGEQPPRTWADLERQARTIAPKYGIDGYAGQFLPYEGLAVNVTEAVHSAGGSFLRDEGERVTVDSAAARAGLGFLARGVRDGWIPQEALRFKEEESRQAFQDGRLLFLRNWPYVHSAAGGKDSGVAGRFGVTPLPGPDGPGASVLGGSNLAVNAHSRHQRSATDLMAYLTSEPVQRKVLTEGSLPPVRAALYDDPRLVRAYPYLPTLRRSVLAAEPRPKSPRYDQVSLAVQAVAHDVLALRQSPEQAVERLARELRAVARRG
- a CDS encoding glycoside hydrolase family 13 protein, with amino-acid sequence MLTAPADNGLPLRLAPHWWRDAVIYQVYVRSFLDSTGDGIGDLAGVRAGLPYLKKLGVDGIWLSPFYPSPQHDHGYDVADYCDVDPVFGDLDEFDLLITAARRLGVKVLLDIVPNHCSSEHAWFREALAAAPGSPARARFHFADGRGPGGEEPPNNWRAMFGGPAWSRVVEEDGTPGQWYLHMFTPEQPDLNWRNPEVGAHFDHVLRFWLDRGVDGFRIDVAAGLFKHPDLPDSPDPEADERTRDSVNPLAWNQPEVHDVWRHWRAVCEEYAAVDGRDRLLVGEVSVPTPREHAQYVRPDELHQAFFFDLLGAPWDADAFQKIISGAMQDIAGTGSTVTWVLNNHDQVRTVTRYGESGTGGSGLGSARARAAALLMMALPGSAYIYQGEELGLPEVVDLPDDVLTDPIFRRTGSRKRIRDGCRVPLPWSGHASPFGFSSGAEGARPWLPQPEWFAEHATDRALADTRSFWHLYRDGLQLRRGLPQFGEGGLRWLESPPEVLAFVRGDGLVCAVNFGTGPVPAPVAGTPLLASGPCLNGVLPGSTAAWWISDSATV
- a CDS encoding ABC transporter substrate-binding protein, coding for MRLQRRTVAACSSALALALGATACGGGDVAPAGSGGKNLDGSKVAVAGVWSGTEQKNFRKVLDAFSEKTGAKVEFISTGDNVSTVIGSKIEGGNAPDVVMVPQVGVLKQFAQKGWLQPLGKKTEQTVTDNFAPVWKNYGTVDGTFYGLYFKAAHKSTVWYSPDALDQAGVKPPKTYAELLKSSATVADSGLPAFAVAGEDGWTLTDWFENIYLSQAGPEKYDALAAHKLPWTDPSVVRALTTLGELFAGKDLLAGGRPGALSTDFPSSVGQVFGDDPEAAMVFEGDFVGSIAKEEYGRKIGEDATFFPFPAVDGGKAPVVSGGDAAVVLKDGRNRKAAMALMDFLATPEAAEVWAAEGGFLSPNKKTDPSAYGDDTAREIAESLVEAGDTVRFDMSDQAPAAFGGTKGMGEWKILQDFLRDPADPKDTAAALEAAAAKAFKKN
- a CDS encoding ABC transporter permease subunit, whose protein sequence is MTALTTPAPGRAGPAPAGPPPTAPRRSATRRRWFVAVVFALPALLLLGVLVVYPMLFSVGRSFFDATGTRFVGGDNYTEMFRDPATLKAIRNSTLWVVVAPTLLTGLGLILAVLTEKVRWATAFKLLLFLPMAVSFLAAGIIFRLAYEEDPDRGVLNAVAVGVHDTFQDSSSYPTARARDGQGLAKAGDGSFRTTGESRPGHTVALGLVGVRPGELPAGAAPALGAAGAEAGPDELRGVVWLDFTPGGGGEQGKVDAKESGLPHMEVEAVRDGKVAARATTAADGSFRFAGLAAGSYGLRLPAENFAPPYEGISWLGPALVTPAVIGAYLWIWTGFAMVLIGAGLSALPRETLEAARMDGANEWQIFRRITVPLLAPVLTVVFVTLVINVMKVFDLVYIIAPGPVQEEATVLATQMWLVSFGGGQDQGLGSALGVLLLVLVVPAMLFNVRRFRRSQS
- a CDS encoding carbohydrate ABC transporter permease, encoding MTVITDKRPRTWPARLTRRLSSGVVQAVLVVTGLIWITPLAGLFLSSLRTERDNAGSGWWTALAEPGQLSLDNYSTLLADTGITQAFWNTVLISVPATTLVVVLSALAAYAFAWLEFPGRDALFLVVVALLVVPVQVGLLPVAKLFGQLGLFGTIPGVVLFHVAYGLPFAIFLLRNYFAEIPREMLEAARMDGGSEWRIFAQLVLPVGRPAIASLAIFQFLWVWNDMLVALLFADSASQPLTVALQSQIRQFGSNIDVLAPGAFLSLVVPVAVFFAFQRHFVQGVMAGSVK
- the pgl gene encoding 6-phosphogluconolactonase — encoded protein: MRAPQLVVHHDKELMAQAAAARLITKVVDAQATRGSASVVLTGGRNGNGLLAALASSPARDAIDWSRLDLWWGDERFLPEGDPERNVTQAREALLDAVPLDPSRVHAMPASDGPYGDDADAAAAGYAAELASAARSGPGAEDHGPVPTFDVLMLGVGPDTHVASLFPELPAVRETERMVVGVHGAPKPPPTRVTLTLPAIRAAREVWLLAAGEDKARAAAVALSGAGEIQAPAAGAYGRRRTLWLLDDAAASRLPRDLYPPASP
- the opcA gene encoding glucose-6-phosphate dehydrogenase assembly protein OpcA, whose product is MKIDLTDTTSSKINKALVQGRRAIGTPAVGMVLTLVIVTDEENAYDALKAANEASREHPSRTLVVIKRVSRSPRDRAKARLDAEVRVGTAAGTGETVVLRLYGEVIDHAQSVVLPLLLPDAPVVVWWAANAPLDPANDPLGALAQRRVTDTYAAEHPVEELSARADAYTPGDTDLSWTRITPWRSMLAAALDQVECEVTSVEVEGEEFNPSVELLGMWLADRLSVPVKRSVSSGPGLTGVLMETNCGPIKLGRADGSLASLSIEGQPDRAVALKRRDTAELIAEELRRLDPDDTYASALRFGVERLSEQSGAEKSAEKAKPEADRPAAAKKSAASSAAKKAASK